Proteins from a genomic interval of Mesobacillus sp. S13:
- a CDS encoding M14 family zinc carboxypeptidase produces the protein MKKNKVITGLSVLALCTALASPTLATNSPNGKLYNENQVYSVNGYTDYAEMVKRLQQIEANSQGKVALEVVGQSNQGRDIYQARVGTGDKVVLIESEIHGNENTGTEALLSMLQFLGSSNSPEAQKIREEITLVTLPKMNPDASELDRRGNDMSWEEVVEDFPQLADSAAPAWNYYNNRIIQDRDYNDRPGFDVNRDFNPDLNYVPKAEDFPGTSSKAGWYITPESQTVRDVYKKLQTEFGKVDVFIDLHHQGQYYVEGTDDLVTMSLSADFVPDPNTAAGTKYAEYKDNYNFEYSKQLNLAAYNALQSLGENSPFNNITLYQQNLDLPGTALGSFALNGSGTVLFEVRGQSHSLGQKKKGQLVKAVETGLYGIINGVVDGSVETLDADEYDNIPQTAYSPSL, from the coding sequence ATGAAGAAAAACAAAGTAATCACCGGACTAAGTGTATTGGCATTATGTACTGCCCTTGCCTCGCCAACCCTGGCAACAAACTCGCCAAACGGGAAACTCTACAATGAAAACCAGGTTTATTCAGTCAATGGATATACCGATTATGCGGAAATGGTCAAACGACTGCAGCAAATCGAAGCGAATAGCCAGGGAAAAGTGGCTTTAGAGGTTGTCGGTCAATCAAATCAGGGAAGGGATATTTACCAGGCGAGAGTAGGAACTGGAGATAAAGTCGTCTTAATCGAAAGTGAAATCCATGGAAATGAGAACACAGGAACCGAAGCCCTGCTCAGCATGCTTCAATTCCTGGGATCCAGCAATTCACCTGAAGCACAAAAAATCCGTGAGGAAATCACTCTCGTCACTTTGCCAAAAATGAATCCTGATGCGTCAGAGCTGGACCGCCGCGGCAATGATATGTCATGGGAAGAGGTCGTCGAGGATTTCCCTCAGCTTGCGGATTCAGCAGCTCCTGCATGGAACTACTATAACAACCGTATTATCCAGGACAGAGACTACAACGACAGACCTGGATTTGACGTGAACCGGGACTTCAACCCTGACCTCAATTATGTGCCAAAGGCAGAAGATTTCCCTGGCACATCAAGTAAAGCTGGCTGGTACATCACGCCTGAATCACAGACCGTGCGCGATGTTTATAAAAAGCTTCAAACAGAATTCGGCAAAGTAGATGTCTTCATCGACCTTCACCACCAGGGCCAATATTATGTTGAAGGCACAGACGACCTTGTCACCATGTCCCTATCAGCAGACTTCGTTCCAGATCCGAATACAGCAGCAGGCACCAAATACGCTGAGTATAAGGACAACTATAATTTCGAGTATTCAAAGCAACTGAATCTGGCCGCTTACAATGCGCTTCAGTCACTTGGTGAAAACTCACCATTCAACAATATTACGCTTTACCAGCAAAACCTGGACCTTCCTGGAACAGCGCTTGGAAGCTTCGCACTAAACGGAAGCGGCACAGTTCTTTTCGAAGTAAGAGGACAATCGCACTCACTGGGACAAAAGAAAAAAGGCCAGCTGGTCAAAGCAGTAGAAACCGGACTATATGGGATTATCAATGGAGTAGTTGATGGTTCAGTAGAAACGCTTGACGCGGATGAATATGATAACATCCCGCAGACTGCCTATTCACCAAGTTTATAA
- a CDS encoding sigma-54-dependent transcriptional regulator: MIKVLFIAPYPAMAVLIDECKAEAEDLDVTVKVGNLGSAVPLAKRAEQDGFDVIISRGGTAKSIEEVTNLPVIDIHVSGYDMLRVLTLANEFPGKKAIVGFSNITLGAETITDILEFPIEVFTVERAEEVGPIIKELKDQGYSVIMGDVVTVHNADRYGMEGILIQSGREAIFDAFQRTRTIYSFYQKKQTEIDLMKAMLETEANDFVVLDNEGEIAYEQWKSISPSLIDVSELSKDGELNSQAVIKVGDEVYKVKPSVLTNGSRKYYLYSFSKLGQPIDETLIKVEHVSQLPLIIQESEQMRNCISSIGANIKKSKWALIGENGTGKGLIARYIHYLKLEGDGLFAVAMARDFLENSEVDKDIKTIYLQGIDTLDFYEQQRLEQVADYCCSIGINIIYSVLTENEGLFDSGVARIYLPSLRNRNGDIRALAAYFIADSNQSFGTSPIKIKEEALDLLEKYHWPGNVAELKAVLYDAAAAEKGYVLSTEVMGPLLESKVSSGFSIKDDFLQGTLEEIEKRIILAVMEQEDGNQTRVANRLNINRSTLWRKLKN; encoded by the coding sequence ATGATTAAGGTGTTGTTTATTGCGCCATATCCTGCGATGGCTGTATTGATAGATGAATGTAAGGCAGAGGCGGAAGATTTGGATGTTACTGTAAAGGTCGGCAACCTGGGCTCTGCAGTCCCGTTGGCTAAACGGGCGGAACAGGACGGTTTTGATGTAATCATAAGTCGCGGCGGAACGGCTAAGTCGATTGAAGAAGTGACCAATTTGCCGGTTATTGATATCCATGTTTCTGGTTATGATATGCTGCGTGTACTAACGCTCGCGAATGAGTTTCCCGGCAAGAAGGCGATCGTTGGTTTTTCGAATATCACATTGGGAGCAGAAACGATCACTGATATATTGGAATTTCCAATTGAAGTCTTTACAGTTGAGAGAGCTGAAGAAGTCGGACCGATTATAAAGGAACTCAAGGATCAAGGATACAGCGTCATTATGGGTGATGTCGTTACTGTCCATAATGCTGACCGGTACGGAATGGAAGGAATCCTGATTCAGTCAGGTCGAGAGGCGATTTTTGATGCATTCCAGCGAACCAGAACGATCTATTCCTTTTACCAGAAGAAACAGACAGAAATCGATTTGATGAAGGCCATGCTGGAAACAGAAGCAAATGACTTTGTCGTCCTTGATAATGAGGGTGAAATTGCTTACGAACAATGGAAATCAATCTCACCATCTTTAATAGATGTATCTGAACTTTCCAAAGACGGAGAGCTGAATTCCCAGGCGGTTATCAAGGTTGGCGATGAAGTATACAAGGTGAAGCCATCTGTGCTGACAAATGGGAGCAGGAAATACTATTTATATTCTTTTTCAAAGCTTGGACAACCAATTGATGAAACATTGATAAAAGTGGAGCATGTATCCCAGCTTCCTTTAATCATTCAGGAAAGCGAGCAAATGAGGAATTGTATTTCCTCGATAGGAGCAAATATTAAAAAGTCCAAATGGGCGTTGATTGGTGAAAATGGTACTGGAAAGGGTTTGATTGCAAGATACATCCATTATTTGAAGCTTGAGGGTGATGGACTTTTTGCAGTCGCGATGGCCAGGGACTTTCTAGAGAATTCAGAAGTTGATAAGGACATCAAGACGATTTACCTTCAGGGTATTGATACTTTGGACTTTTATGAACAACAGAGACTAGAGCAGGTGGCTGATTATTGCTGCAGCATCGGAATCAACATTATATATTCGGTTCTTACGGAAAATGAAGGGTTGTTTGATTCAGGTGTAGCACGAATCTATTTGCCGTCTTTGCGTAATCGGAATGGTGACATAAGGGCGCTGGCAGCTTATTTCATAGCCGATTCGAATCAGAGCTTTGGTACTTCGCCGATAAAGATTAAAGAGGAAGCTCTCGACCTTTTGGAAAAATACCATTGGCCGGGCAATGTAGCAGAGTTAAAAGCCGTCCTATATGACGCCGCTGCTGCGGAAAAGGGATATGTTTTAAGTACAGAAGTGATGGGCCCTTTGCTGGAATCTAAAGTTTCAAGTGGGTTTTCAATTAAAGATGATTTTTTACAGGGAACATTAGAAGAAATCGAGAAGAGAATCATCCTTGCTGTGATGGAACAAGAGGACGGGAATCAGACAAGAGTCGCAAATAGGCTGAATATCAATCGTTCCACATTATGGAGAAAGCTGAAGAATTAG
- a CDS encoding DUF4176 domain-containing protein, whose product MDKYLPIGSVVLLNGGSKRIMIYGRKQKELNSDKVWDYIACLYPEGNLNEEYMYLFNHDQIEKVFFIGFQDEEEIEFANKNLI is encoded by the coding sequence ATGGATAAATACTTGCCAATTGGCTCGGTAGTATTGCTTAATGGCGGATCAAAAAGAATCATGATTTACGGAAGGAAGCAAAAAGAATTAAACTCCGACAAAGTTTGGGATTATATCGCCTGCCTCTATCCAGAAGGGAACCTAAACGAAGAATATATGTACCTCTTCAACCATGACCAAATCGAAAAAGTTTTTTTCATCGGCTTCCAGGATGAAGAAGAAATTGAATTCGCGAATAAAAATCTGATATAA
- a CDS encoding PD-(D/E)XK nuclease family protein, which yields MIEKTCPRCGSILIEEVYEREHETDDGGMLIDVHPINLCTDQHCGYMERYEPLPEIKYQQGEDRLLLVYPDEKGRILELRDMVIWPPTHYLSILGRGDWEEYRGNHNVVELLENARDNDAYGKIQPNLFEFATSELSQDAFLCWLLAWSQDDYRSINKPLHRAALDFVSTIFNVHGEPVPLIKKIEIEKQYKGLDVLAVINDRYAILIEDKTFTKNHSDQLRRYSEAVYIRNPEWIQLPIYYKIADQSHYQSVTAAHYFPFTRKRMIQILRRGRDSGVTHDVFLDYLSRLEWLNEQYEAFKHVPVDEWNSFAWQGFFIGLQKEIDGNWGYVSNRKGGFWGFWWKPKRLNDQSYYLQLEENRLCVKLTAAEEVNMLENARTILKSVLAESDRKSLSMRKPKQLRTGKTMTIACRPDILQVTENGNVDMERTIEELRKWE from the coding sequence ATGATTGAAAAAACATGCCCGCGTTGTGGGTCGATTTTAATAGAAGAAGTTTACGAGAGAGAACATGAAACTGATGACGGCGGCATGCTCATTGATGTGCATCCAATCAATTTGTGTACGGACCAGCATTGCGGCTATATGGAGCGTTATGAACCGTTGCCAGAAATCAAGTACCAACAGGGTGAAGATCGATTGTTGCTGGTATATCCAGATGAGAAAGGCAGGATTCTTGAGTTGAGGGATATGGTGATCTGGCCGCCGACTCATTACCTTTCCATTCTTGGAAGGGGGGACTGGGAGGAATATCGTGGCAATCATAATGTTGTGGAACTGCTGGAAAATGCTCGTGACAATGATGCTTATGGTAAAATACAGCCAAATCTATTTGAGTTTGCCACTAGCGAACTTTCACAGGATGCTTTTTTATGCTGGCTGCTGGCATGGAGCCAGGATGATTATCGTTCTATCAATAAACCGTTACATCGGGCTGCGCTTGACTTTGTATCGACGATCTTTAATGTCCATGGAGAGCCGGTGCCATTAATTAAAAAAATTGAAATCGAAAAGCAATACAAAGGACTTGATGTCCTGGCCGTTATAAATGATCGATATGCGATTTTAATAGAAGACAAGACATTCACAAAGAACCACTCAGACCAGTTAAGGCGCTATTCCGAAGCAGTTTATATTAGGAACCCTGAATGGATACAACTGCCGATCTATTATAAAATTGCTGATCAAAGTCACTATCAATCCGTTACGGCTGCGCACTATTTTCCGTTTACACGGAAGCGGATGATTCAGATTTTAAGGCGTGGACGTGATAGTGGAGTAACCCATGATGTATTTCTGGATTATTTATCCCGGCTTGAGTGGTTGAATGAGCAGTATGAAGCATTCAAGCATGTGCCTGTCGATGAATGGAACAGCTTTGCGTGGCAAGGATTTTTTATCGGATTGCAAAAAGAGATTGACGGCAATTGGGGATATGTTTCAAACAGGAAGGGTGGTTTCTGGGGATTCTGGTGGAAGCCGAAGCGACTCAATGATCAAAGCTATTACCTCCAGCTTGAGGAAAACAGACTATGCGTAAAACTTACAGCAGCTGAGGAAGTAAATATGCTTGAAAACGCACGGACTATCCTAAAATCCGTTTTGGCTGAGTCCGATCGAAAGAGCCTATCAATGAGAAAACCAAAGCAACTGCGTACCGGAAAAACCATGACGATTGCATGCCGTCCTGATATTCTACAGGTTACAGAAAATGGGAATGTTGATATGGAGAGAACGATTGAAGAATTGCGTAAGTGGGAGTAG
- a CDS encoding c-type cytochrome: MGYIVGFFRVLKDVFLFILGLMFLALFFFRVVEWGLEYKVVQPKVDKMAYEITSFAEANEVVFTDDLLSDFVQSWKKSGWIKDNEEINIRYVQFGNDKRFRVNVTLIADYWDHSVRPTGSSEMNGINWGEPPRETVRGEFPPFEDDKEDKKQVAEQKTETEEENQENANVLAEDEKTTQIEKISHDSITAFISHYVSAGISAIDQNDFSLVQDLLDPTGKAYKESKNYIKHMNEKGIQQELLDMNVTKIVPYNSDGFKVFTTEEYRVIDSNETIKIKRYQSEYHLVLMNDGKLALRELIETNLLSSAEVDRAIYNNHDGNTDFYDMEEETVHADPAYIYEQACASCHGGGFEGGVGPELYSVGYRMDINEIKYIIMYGQGSMPPMLDEREAEAMAAYLVGLQQE, translated from the coding sequence ATGGGTTACATCGTTGGTTTTTTTAGGGTTTTGAAGGATGTATTTTTATTTATTTTAGGGCTTATGTTCTTGGCTTTGTTTTTCTTTAGGGTGGTTGAGTGGGGGCTGGAGTATAAGGTTGTTCAGCCTAAGGTTGATAAGATGGCTTATGAGATTACTTCTTTTGCTGAAGCGAATGAGGTGGTTTTTACGGATGATTTGCTTAGTGATTTCGTCCAGTCATGGAAAAAAAGCGGTTGGATTAAAGATAATGAAGAGATAAACATTCGATATGTTCAATTTGGCAATGATAAGAGGTTTAGAGTTAATGTCACGTTGATTGCAGACTACTGGGATCACAGTGTAAGACCAACTGGAAGTTCTGAAATGAATGGAATCAACTGGGGAGAGCCCCCGAGGGAAACGGTAAGAGGGGAGTTTCCACCCTTTGAAGATGATAAAGAAGATAAAAAACAGGTAGCTGAACAAAAGACAGAAACGGAGGAAGAAAATCAGGAGAATGCAAACGTATTAGCTGAGGATGAAAAAACGACGCAGATAGAGAAGATCAGCCACGATAGTATCACTGCATTTATATCACATTATGTGTCTGCAGGGATTTCGGCTATTGATCAAAACGATTTTTCACTGGTTCAGGATTTGCTTGATCCAACAGGGAAGGCTTATAAAGAAAGTAAGAATTACATAAAGCATATGAATGAAAAGGGAATACAGCAAGAACTGCTGGATATGAACGTTACGAAAATTGTCCCATATAACTCAGACGGATTTAAGGTATTCACCACTGAGGAATATAGAGTCATAGACAGTAATGAGACGATTAAAATTAAACGTTATCAATCTGAATATCATCTCGTTTTAATGAATGATGGAAAACTTGCTTTGAGAGAGCTAATTGAAACGAATCTCTTATCCAGTGCCGAAGTGGACCGAGCAATTTATAATAATCACGACGGAAACACCGACTTCTACGATATGGAAGAAGAAACAGTTCATGCGGATCCGGCCTATATATATGAACAGGCCTGTGCCTCCTGCCATGGTGGGGGTTTTGAAGGCGGGGTAGGACCGGAACTATATTCGGTTGGATATCGCATGGACATAAATGAAATAAAATATATCATTATGTACGGACAAGGCAGCATGCCTCCAATGCTGGATGAACGAGAAGCGGAGGCAATGGCTGCGTATTTGGTTGGATTGCAGCAGGAGTGA
- a CDS encoding bacteriocin class II family protein gives MIKVNIDRVRDSSASLHTISSKLDQLESQLFSLNYAVDSRIKARKGINSSLWLTNRQIRELETNVKALKSFINVATQTYENAEKNVEKRAQHMLKNAGEKAQSLEVCKIPGNGKTPDKVKSTNAVRWDQGLADFLTHNEINLIRDMLVELPLSGLPAYYHLPRFIVDGKYLKVLNSETYHGGHGLARRYTIENIKNNKYPHATKLYNISKWVKGINVVAKVAPWLSGGAEAYNELTTEKKISVERKVSNAVIAGGASVGVGVAGAKIGAAVGTFIAPGVGTVAGAVIGAGVGVLSAYVGDKLLKAEIWGSGKNKKSTLGVVQDVVGDGVEAVGSAVKGAAEWVGGLFNSKPKTGAVSPG, from the coding sequence ATGATTAAGGTAAATATCGACAGGGTGAGGGATTCGAGCGCAAGTCTCCATACCATTTCCTCTAAATTGGATCAGCTTGAATCACAGCTTTTCTCATTGAATTATGCTGTGGATTCAAGGATTAAAGCCCGTAAAGGGATTAACTCTTCTTTATGGCTAACTAACCGGCAGATTCGAGAATTGGAAACTAACGTAAAAGCACTTAAGTCTTTTATAAATGTTGCCACGCAAACGTATGAAAATGCGGAGAAAAATGTTGAGAAGCGAGCTCAACATATGTTGAAAAATGCCGGTGAAAAAGCGCAATCATTAGAAGTTTGCAAGATTCCTGGTAATGGAAAAACTCCTGATAAAGTCAAATCCACCAATGCAGTTCGCTGGGATCAAGGGCTGGCTGACTTTTTGACTCATAATGAAATCAATTTAATCCGTGATATGTTGGTCGAGTTGCCGTTATCTGGACTGCCTGCCTACTACCATCTGCCAAGGTTCATAGTTGACGGTAAGTACTTAAAGGTTTTAAACAGTGAGACGTACCATGGCGGACATGGTTTAGCACGAAGATATACAATTGAAAACATCAAAAACAACAAATACCCTCATGCAACGAAGCTATACAATATCTCTAAGTGGGTTAAAGGGATTAATGTAGTCGCGAAAGTGGCTCCTTGGCTTTCGGGTGGTGCTGAGGCATATAATGAACTGACTACTGAAAAGAAAATTTCTGTAGAAAGAAAGGTCAGCAATGCTGTGATAGCTGGCGGAGCCTCCGTTGGTGTTGGTGTTGCTGGTGCAAAAATCGGGGCAGCTGTCGGCACCTTTATCGCGCCGGGAGTCGGAACGGTTGCTGGCGCAGTCATTGGCGCCGGTGTAGGTGTCCTATCAGCTTATGTAGGGGACAAACTTCTCAAAGCTGAAATATGGGGCAGCGGAAAGAATAAGAAATCAACCTTGGGCGTTGTTCAGGACGTCGTTGGCGATGGTGTAGAAGCTGTCGGAAGTGCTGTAAAAGGAGCGGCCGAATGGGTAGGCGGTCTATTCAATTCCAAACCGAAGACTGGTGCGGTGTCACCTGGCTAG
- a CDS encoding tetratricopeptide repeat protein translates to MTVKDLHIDVDQSFIDFCESLPSVRTRKFETSIADWSIEFGLDKQEMLYSLVNGKSPIIHENAMHIRFVAFLALCISFRRLKETSKYEAIIDHYGDLFSTFELYPHFCSMMYKEKKNEESYQSAILYAEEAVTRLPTQEGVLHNYAETIVIALEEGYGIHSKLLDKAEEMLNRAISLSPKYAKFHYTKGRMLSLKKQYKLANEAILKAIDLEDSSKKDYVLRINEYQTQLAVIRNQQLNAKLEESIQDLQASKEAMSESLEKSKTENLQMLGFFVAIITFTIGSFNLTKQESVMDTVFLLFILSGCLTISYVAFSVLFSDIKKNRSKILYAFLLGALLISLGFGVHFLL, encoded by the coding sequence ATGACGGTAAAGGATTTGCATATAGATGTTGATCAGAGTTTTATAGATTTTTGTGAGTCTCTTCCTTCTGTAAGAACGAGGAAATTCGAGACAAGTATCGCTGATTGGAGTATTGAGTTTGGACTTGATAAGCAGGAGATGCTTTATTCTTTGGTGAATGGTAAATCCCCTATTATTCACGAGAATGCAATGCATATCCGGTTTGTAGCTTTTTTAGCACTGTGCATAAGCTTTAGAAGATTAAAAGAGACCTCGAAGTATGAGGCAATAATAGACCATTATGGGGATTTGTTCTCCACCTTTGAACTCTATCCGCATTTTTGTTCGATGATGTACAAGGAAAAGAAGAATGAAGAAAGCTATCAATCAGCTATTCTTTACGCAGAAGAAGCTGTAACCCGACTGCCTACTCAGGAGGGAGTTTTACATAATTATGCAGAGACCATTGTCATTGCTCTAGAAGAAGGCTATGGTATCCACTCAAAACTTTTAGACAAAGCAGAGGAAATGCTCAACCGTGCAATTAGTTTATCTCCTAAGTACGCAAAGTTCCATTATACAAAAGGAAGAATGTTGTCTTTAAAGAAACAATATAAGCTTGCAAATGAAGCAATATTAAAGGCTATTGATCTTGAGGACTCCAGCAAAAAAGATTACGTATTAAGAATCAATGAGTACCAAACACAATTGGCTGTCATCAGGAATCAGCAGTTAAACGCAAAACTGGAAGAATCTATACAAGATTTACAAGCTTCTAAAGAGGCTATGTCTGAATCCCTGGAAAAATCGAAAACAGAAAACCTACAGATGCTTGGTTTCTTTGTAGCAATCATTACTTTTACAATTGGATCATTCAATCTTACGAAACAAGAATCTGTTATGGACACAGTTTTTCTGCTATTTATTTTATCAGGGTGCCTTACAATTAGTTATGTGGCATTTAGTGTGTTGTTCTCTGATATAAAAAAGAACAGAAGTAAAATCTTATATGCATTTTTATTGGGCGCCCTGTTAATTAGCCTTGGATTCGGAGTGCATTTCTTATTGTAG
- a CDS encoding protein phosphatase 2C domain-containing protein — protein sequence MHKKVEKVYEIGINKVNEDDFILDQNNNIYAVIDGATGLGGLSGKIASSIIKEGLLLDENQGTLLEKAEFANRLLGKRTVELTNKESMSHLPKEQRSSCGIAAVKIKMEQSKMEYIHAGDCMLFIQYTDGSVRSLTKDHISPLDSIAITEFERLLKTNLSDLSDVSIEQAKEILDRERTGILDLLRENRAKLNTLGGYGILDGSEDATQFIEYGIISLNRVHQILLLSDGLQIPSCSWEETAGFAFDNGLEPLLKKINDLEMNDLLCLNYPRLKIADDKTGILLTF from the coding sequence ATGCATAAAAAAGTAGAAAAGGTCTATGAAATTGGAATAAATAAGGTTAATGAAGACGATTTTATACTTGATCAAAACAACAACATCTATGCTGTAATTGACGGTGCAACCGGACTCGGAGGCTTATCCGGCAAAATAGCTTCCAGTATAATCAAGGAAGGTTTGCTCCTTGATGAAAATCAAGGAACATTACTTGAAAAAGCAGAATTTGCTAATAGGCTTCTTGGGAAAAGAACTGTTGAACTTACGAATAAGGAATCAATGTCTCACCTACCGAAAGAGCAACGCAGTTCATGTGGGATTGCAGCAGTCAAAATAAAAATGGAACAGAGTAAGATGGAGTACATCCATGCCGGAGACTGTATGCTATTCATTCAATATACAGATGGTTCGGTAAGATCTTTGACTAAAGATCATATCTCTCCTTTAGATTCCATCGCCATTACTGAATTCGAGCGATTGCTAAAAACGAATCTATCGGATTTATCCGATGTATCAATTGAACAAGCAAAAGAAATACTCGATCGCGAAAGAACAGGAATTCTTGATTTATTACGTGAAAATAGAGCAAAGCTAAATACACTGGGAGGCTATGGAATTCTTGATGGAAGTGAAGATGCAACCCAGTTCATAGAGTATGGAATCATTTCACTGAACAGGGTTCATCAAATTTTGCTACTATCTGATGGGCTTCAGATTCCCTCCTGCAGTTGGGAAGAAACAGCGGGGTTTGCATTTGACAATGGACTGGAACCTTTATTAAAGAAAATTAATGACCTTGAGATGAATGATCTATTATGCTTAAATTATCCAAGATTAAAAATCGCAGACGATAAGACTGGAATTCTATTAACATTTTAA